In Bactrocera neohumeralis isolate Rockhampton chromosome 5, APGP_CSIRO_Bneo_wtdbg2-racon-allhic-juicebox.fasta_v2, whole genome shotgun sequence, the genomic window ATATAAAGCTAATTGATTTTAAAGCGTTACGGTATCGTGCTTGCGCTGTAGTACTGATTCACATTAATCAAGGCAATCAGTTGTCCAATCTCCTCCTGATAACCGTGACGAACAATCTTGGTGCCCAGGTATATGGTGAATTTAATTACTTTGTCGAACTCTTGCTCGTCATTGGACAGCTTGTCGTAGCGTGAATGTGTGTAGTGCTCATCGCCGCTGCGCTGCTTGAACTCGCGCGACTTAAGATTGCtgtggaaaataaatttactaaacatgcaacaacaatacaaaatacAGTCAACTCACTTGTAGAAACGCAATGATatcttgaatatattttcaatggtGTTGTTGAACTCCGCACTATGTCGATTTAGCATGCACAGGAAGTTTATGCGCTTCACATAGGTTGTGTGCTTACGATAGATATCTTCAATGGACTTGGCCTGCAGCAGATCGTCTTTGAATGTCTTCCAAGAGGCCTGCAACGCGTTCGCGGTTATGTGATTTTGCAGCGCATGAACGAAATGATAGAATTTGTGGCGTATCAGCTGCACATGACGATATTGTGGCGACTGTAACAGTTGTTTGCCGTGCTTTTTCAACGCCTCCTTGAGTATTTGATATGCACGCTCCAGCACCCAACTGATGCGACGCACTTTCAGcagatatttgaaaatgttgccGTACTGTTCCAGTGTTTCAGGATTGAGTATGAGATTCAGTGGCCACTCGATACGATAGCTGAGACTAAGCACATTCAGCACGCCCGGATTGGCGAGGTCGAATTTCTGCGGGACATCGTTTATGGTGAAGGAGAGATTCTCAGCGTTTTTGTCATTGCCTGTGAAGTTGAGGGTTTTATTCTGTAGTTAAAGTTGGTGTAACGGTTTCCTAATCCCCATTTGGGTGGTAAGGTTCGGTCTAGTTGCCATCGAAGTAATCTGACGGGAGGCTTAGCAAACATGCCTTTTCGACGGGATCGGACCATAAAGAGAGGGGTTGTACTCACCGGAATTGACCcagattttatccggccaagggctgtAATTTTGAAGATCTAACCCCGTTTAAATCGGTAAGTCTCAGTTTTAAGTCCTAGGATGTTTGATAAGTGGGATTTATTGAGCTTGCAAAGAGGTGATTAGACTCATTCACTGCAAGCAAGatatatatttggtatgtcggGGATAAGTATGGGTATAACCTGCTACAAGAGGCAGAACGAAGTTAAGCAAGGATCACTCTAGAATGGCAAAGCACCTCGAACTTTTCGTCTGCAATGGTTAGTGGCTTAACTCCAAAGTACGTCAGTTACTAGAAGAGAGCCGGTGAAAGTGTTAGCGGACCCACTATGAATGGCATCCAGTGCGTGTCTGAAGTTAAATGCGTCCGTATTCTGGTAGACCAATTGCTTTGAATCGTTGTTGTAATCAAGGAATGACTATTTGAAGCTCCTAGGAGGCGGCTCGGGTCAATAACACGACTGCAGGGatgatattttttccaatagaAATTGTTTGGAGAGGAGGGCATTGCAGGCCTATGTAAATGTTCAACGAGAGACATCAGGAGTATGAAGCTTCTTCGTCGAAGAGTTTCACTACTTCCAGGGACAAAATCGGTACTGCTAAGTTAGTAAACGTTCACTTACCTGTTATGCTTGAGCTGAGCGCTGTGTCGAGTATCGAATGCAGCATCTGATAGTTAAGTAGCTTCGTTGGGGTTGCGCCACTCTCCAATTTACCGATAATGCCATCACAAATTATGGAGCCGAACTCGCCGTCCATGAGAAAGAAATAATGCCTTAAGCTACGCAGATGATCCAAGATATGCAACTCTTCGAGAAATAGACGCATTACTTCGTTATTCACCAAGCCGAGATGCGTGGTCATCGGCAAAATTACGGATTTTTGCAGAAATTCTGTTAACGTAATGACACTCATACTGTTTACTTTCAATTGCTGCAACGACTCACGCGACTTCTTGGCCGCCACGATCATTGGCGTTTTGCTCATATTCAAGCGAATATAAGGACTGCGTGTCGCGCAGGTAAAATTACTCTCTAGCAACTCCCTGCTACGTTTGTAGGGATCATTATAGTCTTGTACTGGAATGGCTACTTCCTCCGTTTCGTCAGCGCTGGAGGAATTGGACATGGAGTCCGGCTGCATAGTCGCCTCTACGGTGACTGCCTGTTGATGTTTCTTTACACGAGCGGTGTCTACAAAATCAAATCCTTGTTTTGCTTGCAAGCCAGCAGTATTCAATGCGCAATCTGGCGTCAGCGCTGCTTCCTGTGTTTCCGCAGTTTGGCAACTGAGCAGCCCATCCATAGCAGTCGCATTTTCagctacttgttgttgttgcccatTAGCGAGTTCCACATTGATTTTTAAAGCGGACTTCGACGAAACATTGCCATTAGCTAAATCTCTTTGCTGCGCTGCAGCAGGCGGTAGGTCTGCGGCACAATCTGTGAGCGGTGTATCCGAGGTGGTGGACATAGGCGTTGTGCCCTGCTCTACGGTAAATGTAACAGTTGAAGGCGTATGCCCAGTTAGTATGTCAAATTCGCTTTCGAGCACACGTCGACGATTGCGTGCGCGCTCCGTGTCTAAGTTGAGGTTAAGCTGTGCACGATCGGGAAGCGGACTCTTATTGTACTCGGAAAATAGATCGTTTTGCATCATGCGTCGACGATTGCGCTGCAAATCTGTCAACTCGTCATCTGGCAGGGTATTTAAGTTGATGTCTGGCTGAGTTGATTGTTGAGTGTTTGTGCTGTATGTGCCGAATTCGTGGGCGAGAACGCGCAGCTTATTGCGTTGTGCCTCCGAAAGAGCTAGAATCGTGTTAAAGGcaatttagatataaaaatgtataaaaaattaatataacctACGTTTCTGAGTTGCTACAGCCGCAGGTTCCATGGTGACAGTGGTACTGCTAATATTTGATGTCAATGGCTCAGTGCGGGTGGCTGGACAAATTGTCACCGTTGTGCTGCTGGGATTTTGCGTTACTCCAGCAGTGGCCAATTCATTTGAATTGATCACATCGGAGGAGCTGCGCTTTAAAAATGGGCTTTGGGATGGATTTGCCAGTAAAGTTGATGTTTGGGACGCGCTATACCCCAACGCGGTATGCAAGCTCGTTTCCGAGGTAGCCACTTGCGGTGCCACCAACGTAACCAATGTCTTATCTGCGTCGGTGTCACCAACGCATTTAGCCGACGGCTCAATACAAATCGCGTGCAGCTCGTTTTCATTTTCTGCGAATTTCTGCACGAATTCTTCCGACAAGCATTCAGCATACAATGAAGCTGAATCGGCATCCGCGTCAGCATCGGCATCTTTCGCTTCCTCGCCACAGCAGGATTCAAAATCGGTATCAGTGCCGCCACTGCCTGGCGTCTGTGGTGCCGCCGCGCTGCTCTCACCACTGCCTTCACTCTGCGTTTTCAATTTCGACGGTTGCGCGAGTTCGGCTTGTGGCTCGATTGATACT contains:
- the LOC126758333 gene encoding gamma-tubulin complex component 6 — protein: MHDADLEANADSVNYLITQLCSRLASQHGLKEPECSTAVRELKSSAFEILLKRSPEPNVYPTTADTLEFDPQRAVDMHIFAAKLHSRADPIVCARYAALEEQMAAISNVLYFTEDKGRDMLQLLLLLQGDVRKEDQVPVPSPPTLLVPGPFTLFASYENNKYYPKQQTCDLYNPQPRLFKGIKDIEPLDNPYLPKNLLGEERNLLAKIEQKYGAKHTRAPATAQDCTFTAMTRRLLGSTVRINLNTFRLLTDNEPPPQTVVNIAKKSKLKLKASDAQHALPAVEKQQILDEAPRILSWNWQSLGCRGVLRQRPFASEAGVMLDLKCHLMHTRGLRFETLIMTSTAFLRDLKSLTVGIQSDIFQHDERMIFRMHPCITVEGLLPETVSSYAASFQEGGTCYKRLQTMIQKKDYKLIFEGFIFRALCSAIDEYLLTFRQYVFAQHDETLIAYYARMRKAMRQISNLSFTLAVHTDVDAHVAMPIGSQFLGYLYREIVHTTEKDYIMLLVYILKSCCHVYFKHLQKWIYYGLLDDPSNELFICFVDHYRPDTKYFYDKAYFVRKESVPGFFQGHEDDILQCGKYTMLLKAYKPNHPLFALDYPLISVCLTYEEIQRLKKKCIKYREHARAACGNSDVSIRQIFEAREAKKRQFYQRACQRTRENLEKWSLEQHDLALLAAEQKKRRLDELTSQLQDAKQRKIDERRANVELELRLLRETERLEEQRLLRENINLRKRIEYYQELSDMMRTDAGGKVSANQPTVSIEPQAELAQPSKLKTQSEGSGESSAAAPQTPGSGGTDTDFESCCGEEAKDADADADADSASLYAECLSEEFVQKFAENENELHAICIEPSAKCVGDTDADKTLVTLVAPQVATSETSLHTALGYSASQTSTLLANPSQSPFLKRSSSDVINSNELATAGVTQNPSSTTVTICPATRTEPLTSNISSTTVTMEPAAVATQKPLSEAQRNKLRVLAHEFGTYSTNTQQSTQPDINLNTLPDDELTDLQRNRRRMMQNDLFSEYNKSPLPDRAQLNLNLDTERARNRRRVLESEFDILTGHTPSTVTFTVEQGTTPMSTTSDTPLTDCAADLPPAAAQQRDLANGNVSSKSALKINVELANGQQQQVAENATAMDGLLSCQTAETQEAALTPDCALNTAGLQAKQGFDFVDTARVKKHQQAVTVEATMQPDSMSNSSSADETEEVAIPVQDYNDPYKRSRELLESNFTCATRSPYIRLNMSKTPMIVAAKKSRESLQQLKVNSMSVITLTEFLQKSVILPMTTHLGLVNNEVMRLFLEELHILDHLRSLRHYFFLMDGEFGSIICDGIIGKLESGATPTKLLNYQMLHSILDTALSSSITGNDKNAENLSFTINDVPQKFDLANPGVLNVLSLSYRIEWPLNLILNPETLEQYGNIFKYLLKVRRISWVLERAYQILKEALKKHGKQLLQSPQYRHVQLIRHKFYHFVHALQNHITANALQASWKTFKDDLLQAKSIEDIYRKHTTYVKRINFLCMLNRHSAEFNNTIENIFKISLRFYNNLKSREFKQRSGDEHYTHSRYDKLSNDEQEFDKVIKFTIYLGTKIVRHGYQEEIGQLIALINVNQYYSASTIP